The following DNA comes from Enterocloster bolteae.
CACCGCATACTCAGAGGCAATCTGGTTATTTTTATTGGCTTCTGTATCCGTCAGGTCTGCCAGGTACTCGGAGTACTGGTTCATGCTGTCGGATTTATGGAACATAAGGTCAGGAAGCTCAGATGCAGAGGAGCGGATTTTCATGGAATTAAAATACTCCGGTTCCGCATTGAACTCTTCGATGTCGATTTCCACATTTGGATAGAGTTCCTGGAACCGTCCTTCCATGTCCAGTTCCTCAAAGGTTTTGGCAGCCGCCACGTCCCAGGTGGCCAGGGTCAGGGTACAGGAGATGTTCCTGTCTGCCCCGGCGGCTTTGCTGGTGTCCTCACTGCCGGAGTCCCTGCTGCCGGAATCCTTACCCGTGTCTGCCTGATTCTTTGCGCTGTCCGCTGCCTGGGAACCGTTGGGGGTGCTGCTGCAGCCCGTGGCTGCCAGGGCAGCCGTAAGAGCCACTGCGCCTAACAAAAATCTTTTCTTTCTCATAGCTTCCTCCTTTGTGATTGCTTTTGTCAGATTCAGTGTAACAATTCTGATGGATGAAAACAATGAAAAAAGGTTCGATTCACTGTACAATGGTACGGCTCTGTTTCCGGTAGGAGGATGGACTCACCCCCTCCTGGGCGGAAAATACCCGCACGAAGTATTCCACGCTGTTGTAGCCCACTGCCTCGCTTATTTCCTTAAGCTTCATGCTGGTTTCTTTTAGCATGGTCTTGGCGTGGTGTATGCGCAGATGTTTCATATAGCTGGAAAAGGACATACCCATTTTGCGGCTGAAAAGCGTGCTGAAATATTTTTCGCTGAAGCCTGCTTCCGATGCCACTTCATAGAGCGTCAGATCGGGTTTATAGTAGTGGCTGTCGATATAATTAATGGCCCGGGATATCTCGTCCGGGAAATCGAACTGATAGTGGAACTGTACGTAGCGTTTCATGTCGCTGAGAAAATTTACGGTCCATATACACACTTCCTGGCTGGTCCTTAGGCCGGATATTTCTTCCAGAAGACTGGTGCTGTATACATAGTCCGTATCCTCCAGCTGGTGGACCAGGGAGGCAGCAATATGATAGGCCAGATAGAGGGCCAGAAGGCCTGCCTGCCGGACAGGGGATTCCTGTATGCGCGCCAAAAGAAGGGAGCGGGCAGACTCGAAGCTCACTGTGTTATTGGATTTTAGGGCCTGGATGATTTCACGGAATTCATTCTCCCGGGCCATTGCCTCCAGGGGAGAAAAGCGGGAATAGTCAAGGGAAGAAAACAGGTTCTGGGATTTCATGACGTATTTCATGGTCAGGTTCATGGTGGCTTCTGCTAACTTCTCCTCAAAGGCAGAAGGCCCAAGGGCCAGGCTGCTCACTGCTGCGGATGCATCCACGTTCATGTAGTTCTTCCAGGCATTGAGCAGACGCCGGCAGACACGCAAGAGGCCTTCCAGGGCCTGGTCCTGGTTGTCCTGGGGGCCTGTCTCATAGACCATAACCAGATTGGTCACATGGTCCGGCACGATAACGCCGTGGTTTGCAACCTGTGAAATCTGGCCGGCCAGGTTAAGCAGGGAGACATGAAAGTTTTTGTCAAAATCGTTTCCAAAATTTCTCCTGATTTCCTGATACCTCTGGATTGAGAAATAGACCATATAATACCGCTCAGGAAGCCCTGCTGCCTCCGGTTCAAGCTCCCCGCACAGCAGCTGGGCCAGCAGCTGTTTCCTGTCTTTCACATGTTCGGCGCCTGAAGTCTGAGTCCTGCCCTTTTGCGACAGAAGCTGCTTCATGTTGGTCAGATGCCGTTTCAGCATTTCCTCATGGATTTCCCGTTTCAGGCAGTAATCATAGATTCCCAGTTTAAAGGCCTGGCGAACATAGGGGAAATCATTGTATGCGCTGAGAACCAGGATTTCCGGCTGGGTATGGAATTCCTTTACCCGGCGTATCAGCTCCAGGCCGTCTATCACCGGCATCTGGATATCCGTAATCAGGATATCCACCGGATGCTGCTCCAGATAGGCCAGGGCCTCACGGCCGTTAGATACGCAGCCAGCCAGTTTGAGCTCCATCTCATCCCAGTCAATCATGGAACTCAGCATCATCCTTACAATTGCTTCATCATCAGCTATCAATACTGTGTACATGGCCCTCATCCTTTGCTTTATTCGTCCTCTGTTGTATTTGTTATGACAGGCAGGGTCAGCGTGACCCTGGTATAGACTCCTGGTTTTGAGTCAATAGAGACACCGTACAGGGGGCCGAAATTAAGCTTCAGGCGCCTGTCCGTGTTGCTCACGCCGATGGTACGGCGGTGTGTGGGTTCCGGGCGGCTGGCAGCCTCTGCGCAGGGGAGTGATTCGGGGCTTTTCAAAGAGCCCGGAGTGTCCATGCTTTCCGGTTTTGCCATGTATTCGGGATGTCCCGGAGCCAGCGGATTTCCAAGAATTTGCTGGATGGTGTCCTGATCCATACCTTTGCCGTTGTCTGTAATCTCAAAGACCAGGCTTCCTTCCTGAATGGTTCCTTTGATGGTTATCCTTCCCAGGCGGTCCCCCAGGTTGTCAAAACCATGGGTGATGCAGTTCTCAACAATGGGCTGCAGAATCAGCTTGGGAACTTTGCAGTCCAGAATCCCGGGACTTAAATTTATGTCCACCTCAAAGCTGTCCATGTAGCGGAACTGCATGATATAGATATAGCTCTCCAACACAGACTGTTCATCCCTGACTGTATAGAAGCCCCCGTCCCGGTTTAACACCGCCGCAAGGATATTCTCCAGAGCCACCACCATATCCTGCATGCCGGTATAGTGGGCGGAGATAGCCATAAATTTTAAGGTATTCAGCGTGTTCATGAGAAAATGGGGATTCATCTGGGACTGGAGGGTATGGAGTTCCTCCTGATATTTTTCCTTTTCCACCTGCTCCTTGTCATGAATCAGCTCCTTAATCTGCTCCACCATGTTGTTGAAGGTGGAAATCATCCGGGCGATGTCCTGCTGCCTGCACATTTCCACCTGGGTGTCCAGGTTGCGGTGCTCTACCTGCCTCATGCCCTCTGTCAGATGGCCCAGCGGAATCAGCAGCCGGTTCATGTACCATTTGAAATAGAAAATGAACATCAGCACCACGCACAGGATGACCGCCATACTGATAAGTGAGAACAGGGTAAACTGCCCGAACAGGGAAGTCTCATTGACCGCGCTGACCAGATAATATCCGGGTTCGGGCAGCGGCAGAATCATATAGCGTATGCCGCGGTATGAAATCTGCTGCTGGGTGCTGGCGGCAAAATGGTTAGTTGAAGCAGGAGGATTGCCGGCTGCCGGCTGGCCTGAGGCAGCCAGGTCTGCTGCGGTTTGACGGATTTTTTCGGTGACAGCAGACGGAAGCCGGGTCTTCTGGCCGGGGTCAGCCACAATGCTTCCCTGGCTGTTGATGAGACAGATGGTTCCCATCCTTCCGTTTTTGTTATAGTTTTTAATGGCATCCGGTATCTTCGAAACCCGGTACAGGACAATGCACTCAGCTTCCGTATCCTCTCTGGGAGCATAGGCGGATATCTCCAGAATTTCCTGGGAAGAACGGATGCGGTAAAAATAGTCCTCTTCCACCAGGGAGGTGTGGACCAGACCGGGCTGTCTGAGAGCCGTCTGATACCATTCCTTTTGGCGGAGTTCCTCCACGCTGTAGCGCATCTCACCCTTGGGGATGATGGCAGTGCCGTCTTTGCGGTAAATATGGATGTCCAGAATTTTATACTCAGGTGCGGCCAGCATCTGATACATGGTATATAGCTGCTCCATGGCCTGTTCCTGTCTTTGTGTATCATAACCTGACGCATCCTGTATGGTGGTGCCCCCGTTCATATTGACCACCCGAGACAGGGCCAGGGCTGAGCCGCGGGTCTCTTCTTTGTATAATTCCAGCACTGCCTGCTGGGTCACGGTCACGGACTCCGTAGCGGCGCGGTAGATGTATCTTCCCGCCAACAAAAACACCATGCCTAAGATAATCATGACGGGGAAGACAATCATACAGACATAGCTGATAACAACGTCTTTGATCAGGCTGCTTTTGAATATTGGTTTCATGGTTTTACCTCTTGTGTGTGCTGTTTAAATAATAGCATGCCATAGGAGTGCAGTTCAAGGTTAATTCATTTTTCCGTACTGGTAAAAATCCTCCACCATCAAGTCAAAATCATCCGTGTTTTCTGATATTTGGCAGTGATACAATGAATTTGAAGAAAATAATAGATTGCCGGGGACTGCTATGAAAACAGAAAAACAACAAGGCCATATAACAGACATGACAAGAGGGGATTCGCTTAAAGTAATCATCCGTTTTGCGCTGCCGCTGGTGGCTGCGGCTGTCATCCAACAGCTTTTTTCGCTGACAGATGCCATGGTTCTGGGGATTTTCAGTGGGAACAGGGGACTGGCTGTGCTGGGAGTCTGTTCATGGCCTGTGTGGTTCCAGGTCAGTGTACTGACTAATTTTGGACAGGCTTCCTGCCTTCTGACAGCGGTCAGGTTTGGCGCAAAAAATGAAACGAATCTGAAGAAAGCGATTGGTAATGTTTATTTTGCCTCCTTTCTATTGGGACTGGTTATGGTACCTGGGCTGCTGGGGTCTGCCGGGACCCTGCTGCGTATCCAGAATACGCCGCCGGAAGTATTTGACGATGCATTGTCCTATCTGAGGATACTTTATATAGGAACCGTATTTTTGCTGGTATATAATACACTGTCATCCCTGTTAAGGGCTCTGGGGGACAGCTATACCTCGTTTTTAGCAATTACGGTTTCTGCGTTGGTCAACGTTGTCATGGATGTTATCCTGGTTGCAGGGTTTGGAATGGGAGTAAGAGGGGCTGCTATTGCCACCACGGCATCCCAGGTTCTGGCAGCGTTGATCTGCCTGGTGAAGATAAGCCGTTATCCGGTGTTCCATATCAGAAGGAAATATCTCAGGCCGGATGGCCTGCTGCTGAAAGAGTATATAGGCATATGTATTCCCATGATGGCCCAGAGCATTGTCATCGCGGTGGGAGGGACCTTTGTACAGTCCCATATCAACCAGTATGGAACCGTATTTGCAGCAGGTATAAGCGCTGCCGGAAAGATATTCAGTGTGGTGGAGACGGGAGCCATTGCTCTTGCCTCTGCAAGCGCTTCCTTTGTCAGCCAGAATGTGGGGGCAAGGCAGTTTGAGCGGATACGTACCGTGGTCAAACAGGTATGCGGATTATCTGAAGTCACAGCAGTGGTAATAGCTATTGTCCTGCTGCTTTTTGGAAGATACATTCTGTCCTTTTATGTTACAGATGAGGCTGTTGTATATGCAATGGGAAACCTGAAGGTGTACAGTGCCGGTTTACTGCTCATGTATCCCATGTATGCTCTGAGGCAGACGGTTCAGGCCCTGGGAAATGTAAGGATTCCTTTATTGGCAGCTGTTTTGCAGCTGGTTATGAGAATTCTGGCTGCAAGTTTTCTGCCAATGCTCATTGGAAGCTCCGGCATTTATTTTACCAGCTTTGCTGCATGGGCGGTTTCCTTGATTTTAATAGGATTTGTCTATCCGGTTCAATTCAGGAAGTGCATGGAAAACAGCAGAGGAGGAGGAATCTCATGAGGATTGCTACTACAGGAACAGCGGATGGAAAAGGGACCTTTTTGGTCTATCATGGGCCGTACCGGGAAATCATTCCCCGGATGGCGGCATGCGGTTACAATGGGGTGGAAATGCATATTGAGGATTCTGCATGTATATTAAGGGACCAGCTGTGGGAACTTTTAAAGGCTTACGGTATGCGGCTGACGTCCATTGGCACGGGAGCCATTTATGGAAGGCGGCATTATAATCTGGTGGACAGTGATTCATCCGTCCGCCAGGCAGCTATACAGCATCTGCGCCAGCATATGATTACGGCACAGCCGGATCATGGGCTGGTTATAATCGGCCTGATTACAGGGAGAATGCAGGATTGTACCTGCCGGGAGGAATTCTTTTGGAATCTTGAGGAAAGCCTGTACCAGTTGGATCAACTGGCAGAGTCATATGACGTGCAGCTGGGCTTTGAGCTGACAAACCGCTATGAACGGGAGCATCTGATCCGGATAGCTGATGGAGTGGAGTATCTGAGAAACCATGATTATAAACGAATTCTTCTTCATCTGGATACCGTACATATGAATATTGAGGAAGCAGACATAAGACAGTCCATTCTGGGGGCAAAAGGATATGTAGGCCATGTCCATATTGCGGATAATGACAGATGGTATCCGGGACATGGCCATTACCTTTTTTTGGAGACACTTCAGGCGTTAAAGGATATTGGATATGAGGGCACTCTGGCACTGGAGACCAACTGCCTTCCTTCCGAAGAAATTTCCGCCAGGAAGAGTCTGGAGAATCTGAGGGTGATGCTGGGACAACTAAAATAGGAAATTATGGTTTTCGGTTTCAAAGCCAGAAAGTCAAAAATGACCACTCGGATGTCAAAAATGTTGGTGTGCAATATGTATATAATAAGGTAAAATTATACTACAAAGTTGTAAAAATTACATATACAAAACGAGAACTGGGAGGGGGAGCATTGTGCATTTGACGGCCAAGAAAGAGAAAACAATAAGAAGAATTATAAATTATGTCGTTTTTATGGGACCTGCGGTACTGCTGTTCGTGGTGATTGGTCTGATTCCTTTTTTCTATGAAATATGGTATTCCTTTACAAATTGGGACGGTATTCATGCCAACTATCAGTTTGTGGGACTGAAGAATTATATTGATGTTCTTACCAATGATCCTAAATATTGGCATGCTATGTGGTTTACCATTAAATTTGCATTCTGCGTCCTGATATTTTCCAATGTTCTGGGATTTATATGGGCCTATGGACTGTCGAAAGCCATTCCCTTCAGAAATGTAATGAGGGCAGGCTTTTATATACCGCGCATCGTGGGAGGCGTGGTTCTGGGATTCCTGTGGAGATTTATTATCACGGAACTGTTTCCGGTAATAGGAGAGGCCACTGGAATTGGCTGGTTCTCCCAGAGCTGGTTCCAGACGGAAGCCTCTTCCTTCTGGGCGATGGTAATTGTCATGACCTGGAGCATGGCCGGTTATATGATGATTATTTATGTGGCGGGACTTACTTCCATTTCCTCTGATTACGTGGAGGCAGCCACCATCGACGGTGCAAAATCCAGTCATGTACTCCGCTATATTATCCTGCCGCTTTTAATGCCCTCTGTCACTCAGTGTCTGTTTCTCAGTATGGTGAATTCGCTGAAAGTGTACGACCTGAACATTTCACTGACAAATGGAAACCCGTTCCGGCTGTCAGAGGCAGTTACCATGAATGTGTACCAGACCGCATTTTCGTCTAACCTGATGGGTTATGGCAGCGCCAAGGCATTGCTGTTGGTACTTGTGATTGCCGGCGTCAGCCTGATTCAGGTGGCTATCACATCCAGCAAGGAGGTGGAACTGTAATGAAAGCAAAAAAGACGTTTCTGAAATATATTACGGTTGGCGGTCTGATGATCTGCCTGGCAATTGTGCTGGTACCATTTTATATCATTATCTCCAACTCATTTAAACCGTATGCTGAGATTGCGAAACATATATTTTCCCTGCCTCATGAGTTTACTACGAGGAATTATTCTGAGGCATGGAGAAGGCTCAATTTTGCTAATTCACTAAAAAATACCGTCATCATTTCCGTGCTATCCAATTTCGGCGGAGTAGTATTTTCCAGTATGTGCGGTTATTGGATTACCAGGCA
Coding sequences within:
- a CDS encoding sensor histidine kinase, whose product is MKPIFKSSLIKDVVISYVCMIVFPVMIILGMVFLLAGRYIYRAATESVTVTQQAVLELYKEETRGSALALSRVVNMNGGTTIQDASGYDTQRQEQAMEQLYTMYQMLAAPEYKILDIHIYRKDGTAIIPKGEMRYSVEELRQKEWYQTALRQPGLVHTSLVEEDYFYRIRSSQEILEISAYAPREDTEAECIVLYRVSKIPDAIKNYNKNGRMGTICLINSQGSIVADPGQKTRLPSAVTEKIRQTAADLAASGQPAAGNPPASTNHFAASTQQQISYRGIRYMILPLPEPGYYLVSAVNETSLFGQFTLFSLISMAVILCVVLMFIFYFKWYMNRLLIPLGHLTEGMRQVEHRNLDTQVEMCRQQDIARMISTFNNMVEQIKELIHDKEQVEKEKYQEELHTLQSQMNPHFLMNTLNTLKFMAISAHYTGMQDMVVALENILAAVLNRDGGFYTVRDEQSVLESYIYIMQFRYMDSFEVDINLSPGILDCKVPKLILQPIVENCITHGFDNLGDRLGRITIKGTIQEGSLVFEITDNGKGMDQDTIQQILGNPLAPGHPEYMAKPESMDTPGSLKSPESLPCAEAASRPEPTHRRTIGVSNTDRRLKLNFGPLYGVSIDSKPGVYTRVTLTLPVITNTTEDE
- a CDS encoding response regulator transcription factor: MYTVLIADDEAIVRMMLSSMIDWDEMELKLAGCVSNGREALAYLEQHPVDILITDIQMPVIDGLELIRRVKEFHTQPEILVLSAYNDFPYVRQAFKLGIYDYCLKREIHEEMLKRHLTNMKQLLSQKGRTQTSGAEHVKDRKQLLAQLLCGELEPEAAGLPERYYMVYFSIQRYQEIRRNFGNDFDKNFHVSLLNLAGQISQVANHGVIVPDHVTNLVMVYETGPQDNQDQALEGLLRVCRRLLNAWKNYMNVDASAAVSSLALGPSAFEEKLAEATMNLTMKYVMKSQNLFSSLDYSRFSPLEAMARENEFREIIQALKSNNTVSFESARSLLLARIQESPVRQAGLLALYLAYHIAASLVHQLEDTDYVYSTSLLEEISGLRTSQEVCIWTVNFLSDMKRYVQFHYQFDFPDEISRAINYIDSHYYKPDLTLYEVASEAGFSEKYFSTLFSRKMGMSFSSYMKHLRIHHAKTMLKETSMKLKEISEAVGYNSVEYFVRVFSAQEGVSPSSYRKQSRTIVQ
- a CDS encoding MATE family efflux transporter, whose protein sequence is MKTEKQQGHITDMTRGDSLKVIIRFALPLVAAAVIQQLFSLTDAMVLGIFSGNRGLAVLGVCSWPVWFQVSVLTNFGQASCLLTAVRFGAKNETNLKKAIGNVYFASFLLGLVMVPGLLGSAGTLLRIQNTPPEVFDDALSYLRILYIGTVFLLVYNTLSSLLRALGDSYTSFLAITVSALVNVVMDVILVAGFGMGVRGAAIATTASQVLAALICLVKISRYPVFHIRRKYLRPDGLLLKEYIGICIPMMAQSIVIAVGGTFVQSHINQYGTVFAAGISAAGKIFSVVETGAIALASASASFVSQNVGARQFERIRTVVKQVCGLSEVTAVVIAIVLLLFGRYILSFYVTDEAVVYAMGNLKVYSAGLLLMYPMYALRQTVQALGNVRIPLLAAVLQLVMRILAASFLPMLIGSSGIYFTSFAAWAVSLILIGFVYPVQFRKCMENSRGGGIS
- a CDS encoding carbohydrate ABC transporter permease, which gives rise to MHLTAKKEKTIRRIINYVVFMGPAVLLFVVIGLIPFFYEIWYSFTNWDGIHANYQFVGLKNYIDVLTNDPKYWHAMWFTIKFAFCVLIFSNVLGFIWAYGLSKAIPFRNVMRAGFYIPRIVGGVVLGFLWRFIITELFPVIGEATGIGWFSQSWFQTEASSFWAMVIVMTWSMAGYMMIIYVAGLTSISSDYVEAATIDGAKSSHVLRYIILPLLMPSVTQCLFLSMVNSLKVYDLNISLTNGNPFRLSEAVTMNVYQTAFSSNLMGYGSAKALLLVLVIAGVSLIQVAITSSKEVEL
- a CDS encoding sugar phosphate isomerase/epimerase family protein, coding for MRIATTGTADGKGTFLVYHGPYREIIPRMAACGYNGVEMHIEDSACILRDQLWELLKAYGMRLTSIGTGAIYGRRHYNLVDSDSSVRQAAIQHLRQHMITAQPDHGLVIIGLITGRMQDCTCREEFFWNLEESLYQLDQLAESYDVQLGFELTNRYEREHLIRIADGVEYLRNHDYKRILLHLDTVHMNIEEADIRQSILGAKGYVGHVHIADNDRWYPGHGHYLFLETLQALKDIGYEGTLALETNCLPSEEISARKSLENLRVMLGQLK